Below is a genomic region from Oryzias melastigma strain HK-1 linkage group LG7, ASM292280v2, whole genome shotgun sequence.
agtTGAAAAAGTTGGTCAAAGTTCCTTAAGGCTTTGTCTTAGAAAAGTAGAGTGACATCTTCTTGTTATGGCGTGGAAAGTGTAGGAttaagtacggtggccctgaagtccaaatcacacaATGCTAAAACATATGAAAGatcacaaattaaaaagataagcaaatatttcaaaaataacattatgtttaagaaatttaaaaaaatgaaacaaacagaaatgttttggaACACAAGTAATTTCTAGAagtcaaactgaaatgtttcaaatgaaacggagtaaataaacagaaacgGTAGGTACTATGGCACATCGGTGATTGGATGATTATGTTTGAATTATACagttgagctttttcaagcgtGTTTTCAATGTCTGTGAATTAATAAATGTAGTATGATAAGTttgcaacataaaaataacttttagttGAAATGTTAGACAAACGtcatcaaccaatcagtgatgtcccactTTACCttccataaaaaagaaatgtattttggaaatgaatcaaaattaaatgtttgaaacaaaaaaataaaccagaaaaggtagTAATTTTTGGACATTGCTGATTGGttgataacatttttgtttcaaccAAAGGTTATTGAGCTTGAAGCAATAATTGATATGCTTCATACTAATCAGAAAACTTTTAGACTgatgttaaatatttacatgcaaccagcacaaaaactgagaaattcatgttggccacatgtaatatatgcagccaagatgcacactGCTACATTTTAATTGTGTCCAAGTCTAAATGTTATAGTTGGCAGCatgtatttaaagttaaatttaaatccCGTAAACTGtcacgctcctaaatgtgtgaaatgtgttgatCCATCCCCCtgaggagcggtgagctgcagaaactCAGGAACcgtttggtggtttaactctAACCGTGactgtaatcctaaccttaacctttcctctgggtcaaagaaaaaagttctgctCTGGTCGTACTTATTTCAAAAAATTCCGTACAAATAGTtactttcaaactttttataacCTTGTGAACATTgaagacacatttgaaaaagttcaaatatcatcatccaatcagttgGTTGGTCAGGGGTCGCCAAGGCCGGCCCTGGACATGGGCGGCCAAGGTAGCTGCCTAGGGtgccaaattgcaatgattaGGCCATatactattattatttattttttaagttttacacaCCACTAATTTCTTGTGAAATTAACAAATAGCAATAACTAAAAACATACATGAAATAActcaaattttgagaaaatcaatcattttgttcCTCCTTGCCTGTCGCCACCGTATTTTAAGCTAGGTGGTGGCACACAGTGTGGTcgctgttagtgcttctttaaaatttaaagggGGAAAAAGCAGCGAAACAAGCCTTCAGAGACAGCTTTAAGGccaaaaaggaggaaaaacggGCTCAAAGCAGAAgtctgtctgttttatttacattcaattgaTTGAAAATTAATCCCCCCTTGCATTCTGGTcgaaaaatactcttgtttttgatcgaaaagaagaatttaactttaatagaaatgtattcctatttttaaaaccttaacaaCAGAAATATCTAAACTTCTAACACTGGAGAGACTTCTTGAAAAAACGCAGTAATCTGTGCTCAGTGGTAGTACAGTTAACTCTTCAGCCTCCTGTTGCAAAGGTTGGCGGTTCGTGTCCTGAGATTGTTCCTAACAATTTTCTTAAGtggctaatatttaaattttgagaattaaaatgaatgaacttATTGCAGCaaatttcagccacaaatttcAAAATCCCTTTTAgagcgccatgcagcccaggacCGACCCCTGGGGGTCGCCACAGAGAGTAAACTTGCAAATGTGGTTTTGCAGAGACATTTACGCCGGATTCCCTCCCTGACATAACCCTGTGTTTTATCCGGGccggggaccggcacagggagacccacttgtagctacatagttaggcagtagtgTGAAGAGTCCCACACTGGATGAGGCTTAACAGTCCTAAACCCAATGAACAGAGCCATGCAGCCgcagtgatgtcccatagtacctcCTTCTGCcggattcattttttttaacatttcattctTATTTCTAGAAATAACTTATGTTTTccttaatgtttcttttttattttggtcatttttggggaattttgttttgatttctaaaatttgttttacttttataattATCGttatgatctttaatatgtttttgccttgagtgatttgttggtgtaaTTTGCtcctcagggccaccgtagttttttttcacctttactGTCTACAATCCTTTGGAAGGCTGTACAACAACTAttgaaaatcctgtttgttaAAAGTGCAGAGACAGAAAACTTTTGAACATCATCTCCAAAAAGCTCTTGTTTCTGCTGCAGTACATTCTCTTTTAGCATGCAGGGCACTTAGGCTTACATGCAAgcaaaacaccaacaaaaagagagaaaagtttgctttagaaaagatttttttaccaGCCTTGATCTCTTCGAGGAGATTCGTGGCCTCGGACATGCACATAAAGGAAAAGCCACTTTGATGCCGTTCAGTCCGTGGAAACACGCCGATGCTCCTCTCACACTGATTTCCTCCTCAGACTCCTGAAGCTGTACCCGCGTGAGAGCGTGCTCCTCGGGGATGAGAGCCCCGTGTTCTCTCCGGATTTGGGAAAGCAGCTGTCGATTTTATAGGAGACTGAGTTGTAACAGATGGAATTGACATGGCAGCCGTGGCGGTCGGCGTGGAGAATCAGAGGGCTGTCACACACCTCTAAGCCGTAGCAGTcgcaggaggagcagagggagcTGAGGCTGGAATCTGGCCTCCGTCCGCCTGCGTTGACCTGAAAGTGAAGCCTCTGCCTGCATGGACTTCCACGCTTCTCCTGGTTCTCCACCGGGGAGGAGATGAGGTTGGTGCGGCTTGTTCCTTCCTCCATCGGCAGGAAGAGTGTTCTGTTGTTGTGCATCCTGGTGCCCCGGTTTCTTCTCTGGTCATGGAGGCCACCTTCCAGGAGGCCTCGGTCTCTCTTCAGAGACGCCCGCTCCTGCGCATCTCGCCTCTCATCCTCACTGTTCATGGTGAGGAACCGGAGAACCACCAAATTAAGAAACGCTCCAATGACAGTCAGCCCCACCAGGATGTACATGAAGCTGAAGGCCACATAGGGCGTCTTCTCCTGCAGGTCCTCCTTCTTCTGCAGGGCCACAAAGTCCCCAAAGCCAATCGTGGTTAGCGTGATGAAGCAGTAGTAGTAAGCGTGGAAGAAGCTCCAACCTTCAAAGTGGGAAAAGGCTGCAGCTCCCACACAGAGAGTTCCAATGCAGGACAGGAACCCCACCAGGACCATGTTCTCCATGGACACTTCTGTGCGTCGACAGCCCAGGCACTGCTTCACCTTATGCAGGAGGAAGCGCACAAACGTGTTCATCCGCTCTCCCAGGCTCTGGAACATGACCAGGGTGAGAGGGATGCCGAGGACCGCGTAGAACATGCAGAAGACTTTTCCTGCGTCTGTTCCTGGAGCTGCATGTCCATAACCTGACAGAGAGCACACGAGAGCCatctttagattaaaaaaaacatgacaaata
It encodes:
- the kcnk15 gene encoding potassium channel subfamily K member 15 codes for the protein MPSSRMKKQNVRTLSLILCMFSYLLVGAAVFDALESETESARRRILEQKRSEMRKKYRFSEDDYREIERVVLQAEPHRAGRQWKFAGSFYFAITVITTIGYGHAAPGTDAGKVFCMFYAVLGIPLTLVMFQSLGERMNTFVRFLLHKVKQCLGCRRTEVSMENMVLVGFLSCIGTLCVGAAAFSHFEGWSFFHAYYYCFITLTTIGFGDFVALQKKEDLQEKTPYVAFSFMYILVGLTVIGAFLNLVVLRFLTMNSEDERRDAQERASLKRDRGLLEGGLHDQRRNRGTRMHNNRTLFLPMEEGTSRTNLISSPVENQEKRGSPCRQRLHFQVNAGGRRPDSSLSSLCSSCDCYGLEVCDSPLILHADRHGCHVNSICYNSVSYKIDSCFPKSGENTGLSSPRSTLSRGYSFRSLRRKSV